Proteins found in one Sphaeramia orbicularis chromosome 8, fSphaOr1.1, whole genome shotgun sequence genomic segment:
- the praf2 gene encoding PRA1 family protein 2 — translation MAGVQPPPLRSLDDFVLSSARFAVPNIRDLDRWNNRIINNLLYYQSNYFVCALGFLLLVGYFQPFQLFVGSTVVTLSFLGFVWAAENQAPIRRFRRNHPSVSVLAILLVSYLFLTVLGDVAVFLLGIAFPILMVLVHASVRLRSLKNKLENKLESIGLKRTPMGLLLEALGQEQEAGS, via the exons ATGGCAGGCGTGCAGCCGCCACCCCTCCGGAGCCTGGATGACTTCGTGCTGAGTTCGGCTCGGTTCGCCGTGCCCAACATACGCGACCTGGACCGATGGAACAACCGCATCATCAACAACCTCTTATATTATCAGAGCAATTACTTCGTGTGCGCGCTGGGCTTTCTTTTGTTGGTGGG GTATTTCCAGCCCTTCCAGCTGTTTGTTGGTTCGACAGTGGTCACCCTGTCATTCCTCGGTTTCGTCTGGGCCGCTGAGAACCAAGCTCCCATTCGGCGTTTCCGTAGAAACCACCCATCAGTCTCTGTGTTGGCCATACTTTTGGTCAGCTACCTCTTCCTCACAGTCCTGGGAGATGTGGCTGTGTTCCTGTTGGGGATTGCCTTTCCTATTCTGA TGGTTCTGGTCCATGCGTCGGTGAGACTACGCAGCCTTAAAAACAAACTGGAGAACAAATTGGAGAGCATTGGTCTGAAGAGGACGCCCATGGGACTCCTGTTGGAGGCTCTGGGACAGGAACAGGAAGCTGGATCCTAG